In Amycolatopsis endophytica, the following are encoded in one genomic region:
- a CDS encoding acyl-CoA dehydrogenase family protein has product MSTTAKLPPFDPRDPAGIADLLSTDEKDIAAAVRRMCQDRVDPFVAGWFEQGRIADIRGLAKELGSLGVLGMHLEGYGCAGLSATQYGLACLELEATDSGLRSLVSVQGSLAMFAIWRWGSEEQKQRWLPSMAAGEAIGCFGLTEPDIGSDPGSMRTRARRDGSDWVLDGRKMWITNGSVADVAVVWAQTEEGVRGFVVPTDTPGFSAPEIKHKLSLRASVTSELVLDGVRLPADAVLPEVTGLKGPLSCLNEARFGIVWGAMGAARSCLHAAMDYAGERTQFGKPIAGFQLTQQKLVDMSLEYTKGVLLALHLGRRKDAGTLRPEQVSLGKLNNVREALEICRTARTILGANGISLEYPVIRHMNNLESVLTYEGTVEMHTLVLGQAITGHAAFR; this is encoded by the coding sequence ATGAGCACCACCGCGAAACTGCCGCCGTTCGATCCGCGCGACCCCGCCGGGATCGCCGACCTGCTCAGCACCGACGAGAAGGACATCGCCGCCGCGGTCCGCCGGATGTGCCAGGACCGCGTCGACCCGTTCGTCGCCGGCTGGTTCGAGCAGGGCCGCATCGCCGACATCCGCGGCCTGGCCAAGGAACTCGGCTCGCTCGGCGTGCTCGGCATGCACCTGGAGGGCTACGGCTGCGCCGGGTTGAGCGCCACCCAGTACGGTCTGGCGTGCCTGGAGCTGGAGGCGACGGACTCCGGACTGCGCTCGCTGGTGTCGGTGCAGGGCTCGCTGGCGATGTTCGCGATCTGGCGATGGGGTTCGGAGGAGCAGAAGCAGCGGTGGCTGCCGTCGATGGCGGCGGGGGAGGCCATCGGCTGCTTCGGCCTGACCGAGCCCGACATCGGTTCCGACCCGGGCAGCATGCGCACGCGGGCGCGCCGTGACGGCTCGGACTGGGTGCTCGACGGCCGCAAGATGTGGATCACCAACGGCAGCGTCGCCGACGTCGCCGTGGTGTGGGCGCAGACCGAGGAGGGTGTGCGCGGGTTCGTCGTGCCCACGGACACGCCGGGCTTCTCGGCGCCGGAGATCAAGCACAAGCTGTCGCTGCGGGCGTCGGTGACGAGCGAACTGGTCCTGGACGGGGTGCGCCTGCCCGCCGATGCGGTGCTGCCCGAGGTGACCGGCCTGAAAGGCCCGCTGAGCTGCCTCAACGAGGCCCGGTTCGGCATCGTGTGGGGCGCGATGGGCGCGGCCCGGTCGTGCCTGCACGCGGCGATGGACTACGCGGGCGAGCGCACCCAGTTCGGCAAGCCGATCGCCGGCTTCCAGCTGACGCAGCAGAAACTCGTCGACATGAGCCTGGAGTACACCAAGGGTGTGCTGCTGGCGTTGCACCTGGGCCGCCGCAAGGACGCGGGCACGCTGCGGCCGGAGCAGGTGAGCCTCGGCAAACTCAACAACGTGCGGGAAGCGCTGGAAATCTGCCGCACGGCGCGCACCATCCTCGGCGCGAACGGGATTTCGCTGGAGTACCCGGTGATCCGGCACATGAACAACCTGGAGTCGGTGCTGACCTACGAGGGCACCGTCGAGATGCACACGCTGGTCCTCGGCCAGGCGATCACGGGCCACGCCGCCTTCCGGTGA
- a CDS encoding P-loop NTPase fold protein, whose product MAGQPGDQGDTLRALADSHLPVGYLEEIECLVVRTERPWELPIDTIVVSVGATLGYLGESMMEWLPSWPLRSAPFDRITAESPYVMDLPRATDETRLVRAVLATAHDAGHDVMASADMAGAATFAAIDAAVRSGATAIGLPLLGTGRLALPRAAVADAVVSAVARVLRTPVVRARLSRLVFFDRHTAGEEALRQSLGRVVADAPHGMADLAGGVSADLVDPNAGLPLSRDQLDFAPYVSMLATVIADRRTPLPLSAGIFGEWGSGKSYFMALLRGEVDRLASFGGPAYHREIVQIGFNAWHYADTNLWASLGEEIFRQLAGPERDEAGLLRAELAERLEQRRALEREIEQAREAATALQTEVDQALGARRTTAADLVRALHRSPRFREETDALWRDLGVDDEIERAGLLLAESGEVRGHLKDIGRTAKGRRGQIAAGTALTVLLGLAAVAAFAPDVRDWLAAAGTVAAAVSTWGLWLAGRARAGLAKLGALSQELRSGLDDVAGEEPALAAKVAALRRAEADQRVAQARLEDVVTRVGELGTRLATTTPGHRLYTFLAERAGSGAYTRHLGLVSTIRKDLTELVRLMAQWREHPGGEARTPIDRIVLYIDDLDRCSPRQVVEVIEAVHLLLALDLFVVVIGVDPRWLLRSLCSHYDEILGGEQGVTPEDYLEKIINVPLALPGMSGGSLTRLLRSLVDDESPAPDAPTVPEPRTGAAPAITVEAGSELDRRPAATPPAPVPLTEPELRILTALDPLVKTPRKAKRLFNLYRMVRATRDLSPAARFLGENDDDGEYQAVAVLLGVVTGYGPRYEEFAASLARAPESTTWPDFVDGLPEIHSGLRDLPVTLPDLSCFRLWAPRIRRFSYFLGG is encoded by the coding sequence GTGGCAGGGCAGCCGGGAGATCAGGGGGACACGCTGCGGGCGCTGGCCGATTCGCACCTGCCGGTGGGTTATCTCGAGGAAATCGAGTGCCTCGTGGTCCGCACCGAGCGGCCGTGGGAGCTGCCGATCGACACCATCGTGGTCTCCGTGGGTGCCACCCTGGGGTATCTGGGGGAATCCATGATGGAGTGGTTGCCCTCCTGGCCGTTGAGATCGGCGCCGTTCGACCGGATCACGGCTGAGTCGCCCTATGTGATGGACCTGCCGAGGGCCACCGATGAAACCCGCTTGGTCCGAGCTGTCCTGGCCACGGCGCATGACGCCGGGCACGATGTGATGGCTAGTGCCGACATGGCGGGTGCCGCGACGTTCGCGGCGATTGACGCCGCGGTGCGGAGCGGCGCGACTGCCATCGGACTGCCGCTGCTGGGGACCGGACGGCTGGCATTGCCCCGCGCCGCGGTCGCTGACGCGGTGGTGTCCGCCGTTGCTCGAGTCCTTCGAACCCCGGTGGTGCGGGCGCGCCTGAGCCGTCTGGTGTTCTTCGACCGCCACACCGCGGGCGAGGAGGCGCTGCGGCAGTCCCTGGGCCGGGTGGTGGCGGACGCGCCGCACGGGATGGCGGACCTCGCGGGCGGGGTGTCGGCCGACCTCGTCGACCCGAATGCCGGCCTGCCGCTGAGCCGCGACCAGCTCGACTTCGCGCCGTACGTGTCGATGCTGGCCACCGTGATCGCCGACCGGCGGACTCCGCTGCCGCTGTCGGCCGGGATCTTCGGCGAATGGGGCTCCGGCAAGAGCTACTTCATGGCGTTGCTGCGCGGCGAGGTGGACCGGCTGGCGAGCTTCGGCGGGCCCGCCTATCACCGCGAGATCGTGCAGATCGGGTTCAACGCCTGGCACTACGCCGACACCAACCTGTGGGCGAGCCTGGGTGAGGAGATCTTCCGCCAGCTCGCCGGGCCCGAGCGCGACGAGGCCGGTCTGCTCCGTGCGGAACTCGCCGAGCGGCTGGAACAGCGCCGGGCGCTGGAACGGGAAATCGAGCAGGCGCGTGAGGCCGCGACGGCCCTGCAGACCGAGGTCGACCAGGCGCTGGGGGCGCGCCGCACCACCGCGGCCGATCTCGTGCGCGCCCTGCACCGGTCGCCCCGGTTCCGGGAAGAGACCGACGCCCTGTGGCGTGACCTGGGCGTCGACGACGAGATCGAGCGGGCCGGGCTGCTGCTCGCCGAGAGCGGCGAGGTCCGGGGGCACCTCAAGGACATCGGACGGACCGCGAAGGGACGCCGCGGTCAGATCGCCGCCGGGACCGCGCTGACCGTGCTGCTGGGGCTCGCCGCCGTCGCGGCCTTCGCCCCGGATGTGCGGGACTGGCTGGCCGCCGCGGGCACCGTGGCCGCCGCCGTTTCGACCTGGGGCCTGTGGCTCGCCGGACGGGCCCGCGCGGGACTCGCCAAACTCGGCGCGCTGAGCCAGGAACTGCGGTCCGGGCTCGACGACGTGGCGGGGGAGGAACCCGCTCTGGCCGCGAAGGTCGCCGCGCTGCGCCGTGCGGAAGCCGACCAGCGGGTCGCGCAGGCGCGGCTGGAGGACGTGGTCACGCGCGTCGGCGAACTCGGCACCCGCCTCGCCACGACGACTCCGGGTCACCGGCTCTACACCTTCCTCGCCGAGCGGGCCGGCTCCGGCGCCTACACCCGTCACCTCGGCCTGGTGTCCACCATCCGCAAGGACCTCACCGAACTGGTGCGGCTCATGGCGCAGTGGCGCGAGCATCCGGGTGGCGAGGCGCGGACGCCGATCGACCGCATCGTCCTCTACATCGATGACCTCGACCGGTGCAGCCCGCGGCAGGTGGTCGAGGTCATCGAAGCGGTGCACCTGCTGCTGGCCCTGGACCTGTTCGTCGTCGTCATCGGGGTGGACCCGCGGTGGCTGCTGCGGTCACTGTGCAGCCACTACGACGAAATCCTGGGCGGCGAGCAGGGCGTGACCCCCGAGGACTACCTGGAAAAGATCATCAACGTGCCGCTGGCCCTGCCCGGCATGTCCGGGGGAAGCCTGACACGGCTGTTGCGGTCGCTGGTGGACGACGAATCCCCGGCGCCGGACGCGCCGACGGTGCCGGAACCACGCACCGGAGCGGCACCGGCGATCACGGTCGAAGCGGGCTCGGAACTGGACCGCCGCCCCGCGGCCACGCCGCCGGCCCCGGTTCCGCTCACGGAGCCGGAGCTGCGGATTCTCACGGCGCTCGACCCGCTCGTGAAAACGCCACGCAAGGCCAAGCGCCTGTTCAACCTCTACCGGATGGTGCGCGCCACGCGGGACCTCTCCCCGGCGGCGCGGTTCCTCGGCGAAAACGACGACGACGGCGAGTACCAGGCCGTCGCGGTGCTCCTCGGCGTCGTGACCGGGTATGGGCCGCGGTACGAGGAGTTCGCCGCGAGCCTCGCCCGAGCGCCGGAGAGCACCACGTGGCCGGACTTCGTGGACGGCCTGCCCGAGATCCACAGTGGACTACGCGACCTGCCGGTGACGCTGCCGGACCTGTCGTGCTTCCGCCTGTGGGCGCCCCGCATCCGGCGCTTCTCCTACTTCCTCGGCGGCTAG
- a CDS encoding thiolase C-terminal domain-containing protein produces the protein MTDVVIAGAAETDEIGVLPHHSTLRLHVEGARNAVADAGLRMSDIDGIASVSSPGPVMVAHALGVAPRWIDGTGVGGTSFLLHVRHAVEAIRAGHASTVLITHGESGRSRVGAARGAFPASSPNAQFEAPYGVTGPPSMFTIPLLRYMKEFGLTAEQLASVAVVQREWASRNPRARYRDPITVEDVLASKMISYPLHLLECCLVTDGGGALVVTSAERARDLPRPPVHILGTGETFESPLISQMADFTTSAAFRRSSADAFAEAGITHSDVDHVMIYDAFAHVPVYGLEDMGFVGRGEAGAFIAEGRTAPGGELPLNTNGGGLSYTHTGMYGMFLVQESVRQLRGQAAAQVPGAEVSVALGNGGMFMAAGTLVLSNHT, from the coding sequence ATGACGGACGTGGTGATCGCGGGCGCGGCCGAGACCGACGAGATCGGCGTGCTGCCGCACCATTCCACGCTGCGCCTGCACGTGGAGGGGGCGCGCAACGCCGTCGCCGACGCCGGCCTGCGGATGTCCGACATCGACGGCATCGCCAGCGTGTCCTCGCCCGGGCCGGTGATGGTGGCGCACGCGCTGGGCGTCGCACCGCGGTGGATCGACGGCACCGGGGTCGGCGGGACGTCGTTCCTGCTGCACGTCCGGCATGCGGTCGAGGCGATCCGCGCGGGGCACGCGAGCACGGTGCTGATCACGCACGGCGAGTCGGGCAGGTCCCGGGTCGGGGCGGCGCGGGGCGCGTTCCCGGCGTCGAGCCCCAACGCCCAGTTCGAGGCGCCCTACGGGGTGACCGGCCCGCCGAGCATGTTCACCATCCCGCTGCTGCGGTACATGAAGGAGTTCGGCCTGACCGCCGAGCAGCTCGCGTCGGTCGCCGTGGTGCAGCGCGAATGGGCCTCGCGCAACCCGCGCGCCCGCTACCGCGACCCGATCACGGTGGAGGACGTGCTCGCGTCGAAGATGATCTCCTACCCGCTGCACCTGCTGGAGTGCTGCCTGGTCACCGACGGCGGTGGCGCGCTGGTCGTCACCTCCGCCGAGCGGGCCCGTGACCTGCCGCGGCCGCCGGTGCACATCCTCGGTACCGGCGAGACGTTCGAATCACCGCTGATCTCGCAGATGGCGGACTTCACCACGTCCGCGGCGTTCCGCCGGTCCAGCGCGGACGCGTTCGCCGAGGCCGGGATCACGCACTCCGACGTCGACCACGTGATGATCTACGACGCGTTCGCGCACGTCCCGGTCTACGGCCTGGAGGACATGGGGTTCGTCGGACGCGGCGAGGCCGGTGCGTTCATCGCCGAAGGCCGCACGGCTCCCGGCGGCGAGCTCCCGCTCAACACCAACGGCGGTGGCCTGTCCTACACTCACACCGGCATGTACGGGATGTTCCTGGTGCAGGAGTCGGTGCGGCAGCTGCGCGGGCAGGCCGCCGCGCAGGTGCCGGGCGCCGAGGTCAGCGTGGCGCTGGGCAACGGCGGGATGTTCATGGCCGCCGGCACCCTGGTGCTGAGCAATCACACCTAG
- a CDS encoding Zn-ribbon domain-containing OB-fold protein, protein MPTPETQPFFDAAARGELRIQRCLDCGRPFFHPRPCCPFCASADLEWFTTSGRATLYSYTITHRPAPGFEAPYAIAVVQLAEGPRMMTNIVGVENTPGNLVLDMDLRVTFEQRGDVTIPQFTPVEVA, encoded by the coding sequence GTGCCCACACCCGAAACGCAACCGTTCTTCGACGCCGCCGCGCGGGGCGAGCTGCGGATCCAGCGCTGCCTCGACTGCGGCAGGCCGTTCTTCCATCCACGCCCGTGTTGCCCGTTCTGCGCCTCCGCCGACCTCGAGTGGTTCACCACCAGCGGACGCGCGACCCTGTACTCCTACACGATCACGCACCGCCCGGCGCCGGGATTCGAGGCGCCGTATGCGATCGCGGTGGTGCAGCTGGCCGAAGGACCCCGGATGATGACCAACATCGTCGGCGTCGAGAACACCCCCGGGAATCTGGTGCTCGACATGGACCTGCGGGTGACCTTCGAACAGCGCGGCGACGTGACGATCCCCCAGTTCACCCCGGTGGAGGTGGCGTGA
- a CDS encoding SDR family NAD(P)-dependent oxidoreductase: protein MGRLDGRVAIVTGAGRGIGAAVARSLAGEGAQVVVNDLGTRLDGSGADSGPAALIAEEIVAAGGKAVADTSDVSDHGAAEKLVGTALAEFGRLDVLVNVAGILRDRMVFNMAEHEWDDVIRVHLKGTFNTTKFAAAHWRSAGDGDAQNRIINFTSVSGLHGAPGQPNYAAAKMGIVGLTYSSAHALARYGVTVNAVSPGAATRMTASIPGERRRSPASEEHSPDNVAPLVGYLAGTGSGWITGRILHTAGYQVALYTNPEPVSRIFGTGPWDPDTLAARIEQAFGPALRR, encoded by the coding sequence ATGGGACGCCTGGACGGACGGGTCGCGATCGTGACCGGAGCGGGCAGGGGAATCGGCGCCGCGGTGGCGCGATCGCTCGCGGGCGAGGGCGCGCAGGTGGTGGTCAACGATCTCGGCACCCGGCTCGACGGTTCGGGCGCCGACAGCGGTCCCGCGGCCCTGATCGCCGAGGAGATCGTGGCGGCGGGCGGCAAGGCCGTCGCCGACACCTCCGACGTCTCCGACCACGGGGCCGCGGAGAAGCTCGTCGGCACCGCGCTCGCCGAGTTCGGCAGGCTCGACGTGCTGGTGAACGTGGCGGGCATCCTGCGGGACCGGATGGTGTTCAACATGGCCGAGCACGAGTGGGACGACGTGATCCGGGTGCACCTCAAGGGCACCTTCAACACCACGAAGTTCGCGGCGGCGCACTGGCGCTCGGCCGGGGACGGCGACGCGCAGAACCGGATCATCAACTTCACCTCGGTCTCCGGTCTGCACGGCGCACCCGGTCAGCCCAACTACGCGGCGGCCAAGATGGGCATCGTCGGGCTGACCTACTCCAGCGCGCACGCGCTGGCCCGTTACGGCGTCACGGTCAACGCCGTCTCCCCCGGCGCGGCCACCCGCATGACGGCCTCGATCCCCGGCGAGCGGCGCCGTTCCCCCGCCTCCGAGGAGCATTCGCCGGACAACGTCGCCCCGCTCGTGGGCTACCTGGCGGGCACCGGGTCCGGCTGGATCACCGGACGGATCCTGCATACCGCCGGCTACCAGGTGGCGCTCTACACCAATCCGGAACCGGTCAGCCGGATCTTCGGCACCGGCCCCTGGGACCCCGACACCCTGGCCGCGCGGATCGAGCAGGCATTCGGCCCGGCGCTGCGCCGCTGA
- a CDS encoding MaoC family dehydratase encodes MPLNHDVIGLESEPAERSWTSADTLLYALGVGAGMDDPAGELEFTTENSAGVRQRVLPTFAVLAAQAPARRDLGDFDRAMLVHAEQSFELHRPLPPAGTVHVTTTVTGVHDKGSGALVVSEARAVEPGSGETLVTTRSSVFIRGEGGFGGSRGPSARWSQPSRPPDHRVTYRTRPEQALLYRLSGDRNPLHSDPKFAARAGFARPILHGLCTYGVTGRALLHTLAGSDPARFAGMSGRFSAPVFPGEPLTVSMWCDGDTALFRTTKEDGTVVIDRGTATVRPR; translated from the coding sequence GTGCCCCTCAACCACGATGTGATCGGCCTGGAGTCCGAGCCCGCCGAGCGGAGCTGGACCAGCGCGGACACGCTGCTCTACGCGCTCGGGGTCGGCGCGGGCATGGACGATCCGGCCGGCGAGCTGGAGTTCACCACGGAAAACTCCGCCGGGGTCAGGCAACGGGTACTGCCCACGTTCGCGGTGCTCGCCGCGCAGGCGCCCGCCCGCCGCGACCTCGGCGACTTCGACCGGGCGATGCTGGTGCACGCCGAGCAGTCCTTCGAGCTGCACCGGCCGCTGCCGCCCGCGGGCACCGTCCACGTCACCACCACGGTGACCGGCGTCCACGACAAGGGATCCGGCGCGCTGGTGGTCAGCGAGGCGCGCGCGGTCGAACCCGGTTCGGGCGAAACCCTGGTGACCACGCGCAGTTCGGTCTTCATCCGCGGCGAGGGCGGCTTCGGCGGATCGCGGGGCCCGTCCGCGCGGTGGTCCCAGCCGTCGCGGCCGCCGGACCACCGGGTCACCTATCGCACGCGGCCCGAACAGGCGCTGCTGTACCGGCTTTCCGGGGACCGCAACCCGCTGCACTCCGACCCGAAGTTCGCGGCCAGGGCCGGGTTCGCGCGCCCGATCCTGCACGGCCTGTGCACCTACGGGGTCACCGGCCGGGCGCTGCTGCACACGCTCGCCGGGTCGGATCCGGCGCGCTTCGCCGGGATGTCCGGGCGGTTCAGCGCACCGGTGTTCCCCGGCGAGCCGCTCACCGTGTCGATGTGGTGCGACGGCGATACCGCGTTGTTCCGCACCACCAAGGAAGACGGCACCGTGGTGATCGACCGGGGCACCGCCACGGTCCGCCCCCGCTGA
- a CDS encoding MFS transporter, with protein sequence MRLLPIRELTEYPTGGRRMRILTMAVLAILIGSYEAQIAPVVPLLLKDLHMSLATYGLVSAAGVLAGAFASAIGGRLTDHVGRVRLLVPLMFATAVCCFLMVTVHSPTQLLLVRILLSIVDGMAMAGTAPLVRDFSPRMGRAQAFGFWTWGPVGANFLAAAVASATLPLFDDNWRSQFVIMGVFSLVISVVIMFNIADLSPELRARIQQTEQQAIGAVRPGPARARELFRHRNIWAHVVGISLWLVIYMTLSLFGQTMLAEAFELNASTASGIMSAFWVLNLLTLVVIGRVSDRLQVRKPICVAGSIVAVLVTGYLILLMGDPGVSHVHLMITGALLGGSLGVAYGPWMANYSEDAEDIDPRLQGSAWGLYGALSKVMAVVVLFVSPHLVEAAGWRTWLGVAALCLLLFIPAAFAFHGPWRPHRGRAAVAAQSLERAGN encoded by the coding sequence ATGAGGTTGTTGCCGATACGCGAGCTGACCGAGTATCCCACCGGCGGGCGCCGGATGCGGATCCTGACGATGGCCGTGCTCGCGATCCTGATCGGGTCCTACGAGGCGCAGATCGCGCCGGTGGTCCCGTTGCTGCTGAAGGACCTGCACATGTCGCTGGCCACCTACGGTCTGGTGTCGGCGGCGGGTGTGCTGGCGGGAGCGTTCGCCTCCGCGATCGGCGGCAGGCTGACCGATCACGTGGGACGCGTGCGCCTGCTGGTGCCGTTGATGTTCGCCACCGCGGTGTGCTGCTTCCTGATGGTCACGGTCCACTCGCCGACGCAGCTGCTGCTGGTGCGGATTCTGCTGTCCATCGTGGACGGCATGGCGATGGCGGGCACCGCGCCGCTGGTGCGGGACTTCTCGCCGCGGATGGGGCGGGCGCAGGCGTTCGGGTTCTGGACGTGGGGCCCGGTGGGCGCGAACTTCCTGGCCGCCGCGGTGGCCAGCGCGACGCTCCCGCTGTTCGATGACAACTGGCGTTCGCAGTTCGTGATCATGGGCGTGTTCTCGCTGGTGATCTCGGTGGTCATCATGTTCAACATCGCCGACCTCTCCCCGGAGCTGCGGGCGCGGATCCAGCAGACCGAGCAGCAGGCCATCGGCGCCGTGCGGCCGGGACCGGCGCGGGCGCGGGAGCTGTTCCGGCACCGCAACATCTGGGCCCACGTCGTCGGGATCTCGCTGTGGCTGGTCATCTACATGACGCTGTCGTTGTTCGGCCAGACGATGCTCGCCGAGGCGTTCGAGCTCAACGCCTCCACCGCGTCGGGCATCATGTCCGCGTTCTGGGTGCTGAACCTGCTCACGCTCGTGGTGATCGGGCGGGTGTCGGACCGGCTGCAGGTGCGCAAGCCGATCTGCGTCGCGGGCTCGATCGTGGCCGTGCTGGTGACCGGGTACCTGATCCTGCTGATGGGTGATCCCGGGGTGTCGCACGTGCACCTGATGATCACCGGCGCCCTGCTCGGCGGTTCGCTGGGCGTCGCATACGGGCCGTGGATGGCGAACTACTCCGAGGACGCCGAGGACATCGACCCCCGGCTGCAGGGCAGCGCGTGGGGTTTGTACGGCGCGTTGTCGAAGGTGATGGCCGTGGTGGTGTTGTTCGTGAGCCCGCACCTGGTGGAAGCTGCCGGGTGGCGCACCTGGCTCGGAGTGGCGGCCTTGTGCCTGCTGCTGTTCATCCCGGCGGCCTTCGCCTTCCACGGCCCGTGGCGGCCGCACCGCGGGCGTGCGGCGGTGGCGGCACAGTCCTTGGAGCGGGCGGGGAACTAG
- a CDS encoding MFS transporter, with translation MSERERLRYAWRALSVVSMASILTALGSSSLNVALPEVVRHFHAGTAAASWMLLSFMLANTVLMVVFGRLADLFGRRTLYLCGLATYTGASLLLGFAPGAWWLVGLRVAQAAGGAMLLTNSAAILTDAFPRGHLGRGMGVYIASFSVAQLIGPTLGGFLTHRFGWQWVFWFNVPLGLMCLAWGAVTLRRTAVADGDRGIDVPGNLLVLVSLGGLLFGLSQAGDRGWGDPVVLTGVALFAVLVPVFAIVERRSPHPVVDVRLFTDRVFTLGLLASFLNTVARMAVVLLVALFYQAVHGEDPVSAGLKVLPLSVAAMIASACAGPLQARMSARAVAALGTFTGTVGLVVLLVFLSADGSYAPIGVALVLLGAGSGMFMPANTTALLDELPPHRVGIVNAMRLMVQNTGVVMSTALALSLVTSPLPAAIRPSVFAGTLSHLHPGEVGPLVTGYRLTIGVMTATSVVAVLVSLAARGKGKRQRVAVTPELGGHRVA, from the coding sequence ATGTCCGAGCGGGAACGGCTGCGGTACGCGTGGCGGGCGTTGTCGGTGGTGAGCATGGCGAGCATCCTCACCGCGCTGGGCAGCAGCTCGCTGAACGTGGCACTGCCGGAGGTGGTGCGGCACTTCCATGCGGGCACCGCGGCGGCGAGCTGGATGCTGTTGTCGTTCATGCTGGCCAACACCGTGCTGATGGTCGTGTTCGGACGGCTCGCGGACCTGTTCGGGCGCCGCACGCTCTACCTGTGTGGCCTGGCGACCTACACCGGCGCCAGCCTGCTGCTCGGGTTCGCGCCCGGGGCGTGGTGGCTGGTGGGGCTGCGGGTCGCGCAGGCGGCGGGCGGGGCGATGCTGCTGACCAACAGCGCCGCCATCCTGACCGACGCGTTCCCGCGCGGTCACCTCGGCCGTGGCATGGGTGTCTACATCGCCTCGTTCTCGGTGGCCCAGCTGATCGGCCCCACGCTGGGTGGTTTTCTCACGCACCGGTTCGGATGGCAGTGGGTGTTCTGGTTCAACGTGCCACTCGGGCTGATGTGCCTGGCCTGGGGCGCGGTGACGTTGCGCCGGACCGCCGTCGCGGACGGGGATCGCGGCATCGACGTTCCGGGCAACCTGCTCGTGCTGGTGTCGCTCGGCGGGCTGCTGTTCGGGCTGTCGCAGGCCGGTGATCGCGGCTGGGGCGATCCGGTGGTGCTGACCGGCGTGGCGTTGTTCGCGGTGCTGGTCCCGGTGTTCGCGATCGTCGAGCGGCGCAGCCCGCATCCGGTGGTGGACGTGCGACTGTTCACCGACCGGGTGTTCACACTCGGCCTGCTCGCGTCGTTCCTCAACACGGTGGCGCGGATGGCCGTGGTGCTGCTGGTCGCGTTGTTCTACCAGGCGGTGCACGGGGAAGATCCGGTGTCGGCCGGGTTGAAGGTGCTGCCGCTGTCGGTCGCGGCGATGATCGCCTCGGCGTGCGCGGGCCCACTGCAGGCCCGGATGAGCGCCCGAGCGGTGGCCGCACTGGGCACCTTCACCGGCACCGTCGGCCTGGTGGTGCTGCTGGTGTTCCTGTCCGCCGACGGCAGCTACGCCCCGATCGGCGTCGCACTGGTTCTCCTGGGTGCCGGTTCCGGCATGTTCATGCCCGCGAACACCACCGCGCTACTGGACGAGCTGCCCCCGCACCGAGTGGGCATCGTCAACGCGATGCGCCTGATGGTGCAGAACACGGGCGTCGTGATGAGCACCGCGCTGGCGCTGTCCCTGGTGACGAGCCCCCTGCCCGCGGCGATCCGCCCGTCGGTGTTCGCGGGCACCCTGTCGCACCTGCATCCCGGTGAGGTCGGCCCTCTGGTGACCGGATACCGCCTCACCATCGGCGTGATGACGGCGACCTCGGTGGTGGCCGTACTGGTTTCCCTCGCCGCACGCGGCAAGGGCAAGCGCCAGCGAGTTGCAGTAACCCCGGAGCTGGGTGGTCATCGCGTCGCCTGA
- a CDS encoding TetR/AcrR family transcriptional regulator, with translation MPRKSSGNAWQWSRTAETRRVMLAAAREVFCEQGFAEASIAEVVRRAESSVGSLYHHFGGKTELFLALWEDHQTAHEHAAAAAVAKARAGGEEDPLDLFIVGARAFLDGSWQRRDLSRLFMDGDAPPGFELMRRTRGREWVRQNAVLLGKGTSSVDRLTVAVLTSIIGEAGREIATSSSKREANRITDAAIVLIRRINPLDV, from the coding sequence ATGCCACGGAAGTCGAGCGGCAACGCCTGGCAGTGGAGCCGGACCGCGGAGACGCGGCGGGTGATGCTCGCCGCCGCGCGCGAGGTGTTCTGCGAGCAGGGCTTCGCCGAGGCGAGCATCGCCGAGGTGGTGCGGCGGGCCGAGTCCAGCGTCGGCAGCCTCTACCACCATTTCGGCGGCAAGACCGAGCTGTTCCTGGCACTGTGGGAGGACCACCAGACCGCGCACGAGCACGCGGCGGCGGCCGCGGTGGCGAAGGCGCGGGCGGGCGGCGAGGAGGACCCGCTCGACCTGTTCATCGTCGGCGCGCGGGCGTTCCTCGACGGATCGTGGCAGCGGCGAGACCTGTCCCGGCTGTTCATGGACGGCGACGCCCCGCCCGGGTTCGAGCTGATGCGCCGCACCCGCGGCCGGGAATGGGTACGGCAGAACGCGGTACTGCTCGGCAAGGGCACCAGCTCGGTCGACCGGCTCACGGTGGCGGTGCTGACCAGCATCATCGGCGAGGCGGGACGCGAAATCGCGACGTCGTCGTCCAAGCGTGAGGCCAACCGGATCACCGACGCCGCGATCGTGCTCATCCGGCGGATCAACCCGCTCGACGTCTGA